ACGGACACTCTGTTTTGGTCAGAGTGTCGGTGTCCGACACGTGTCGGACACGGACACGTCCCGACACGCTCAAAATACGTCTGGGACACGTGAATCTGAGtatccgatttttttttttttttttaatattggacaCGTTTTCGACACGTTGAGGACACGTTGGGGACAcgtttttgtcttttgtttttaatttactgaattattttttaatttgttataagatatttgattttttgaactatcttaattgaattatattatgttttaatgtattgttgttttggaccatattgattgaaatgaaatatatgtatatatataaaaaatataaaaaaaattaatcaacgtgtccccaacgtgtccgtatcctactttttgGAAAAATCACGTGTCCGCGTGTCCGTGTCGTGTCGTGTcgcgtgtccgtgtccgtgtccgtgctaCATAGTGCTCTCTTAATACCTGATGACAGTTCAACCTCAAGAAAGATGGATATAACattgttcattttctttcttcttttaaaaaGCCACACGCACAAGCAGATacaaacagaaaaagaagaagaagaagaagaataccaACTCCAAGGCAAGGTATGCATTTGCAGGTGATCTCTTTCCCTCTTTTATTGTAATAACTGACATACCCTGATCCTTGACAACTGCGACACTTCCCAGTCCATTCGTAAACTACTTCCTTACAATCCTACAACTCcagcaagaaaatgaaaaactgtCATTGGGGGCCTTGCAGTCATTAAAAGGTAATACACATTTAAATGGTACCATTTTGTTCCAGAATGAATAGTCATAAATTAAGCCCCAATTTGAAAAACACTCATTCACAAGCAGCATAAACTCCTCTTAATTTACCCCCAAAACAAAACTTTTGTCCAACAGATTCAGTTAACCAATGATAGATATTCCTTTTTAGTCCAATTTGGCTACTTTGTAGAAAGAATTGCAAAGACTTTAATCATTGGCTTTCATTCCAGTCTTATCTTTACTTTAATTTCTAAGCCCTGCAGAGAAAATCTTTAAATGTAATCTCTAGCCGTTTGAGACCTAGCATCAGCCAAATTCCAGCCTTCGCCATCAAAAGCACACAAGAATTGCAGGGATCTAAAGAGACGAGACCTGGACTTGGGGATCGCAATTCAGGCGTCTATCAATCTCATCGGGCGGCACAGGATTGGAGTCAGGATACGTCATCGGTAGAGGAAGCGCGTCACCGTCATCAGTCAAATAACTCTCTCTGTCACGCGACCATTTCCTCTCCCTGGCATTGGCTTTGACGCTCCCATTCCCGCCCCTCCTCGGGGTCACTAGGGCAGCATCCCCAGCAGTCGAACCAGAATCCTGAGAAATCCTCGGGCCGCCACCCACACCCGTCGCAATACCAGCGACGGCGGAGGGGGAGTCGAACCAGCGAGGAAAGGTGGGGCCAGCCGGGACGTCCCCTGCGGCGAAGCAAcggagagaaaacaatggagagGGTTTGGAGGGGGTGAAGATAGAGGTAGGGTTTAAGGGGAGCATTTGATTAAAGAAAAGATCGGGTGAGAGAATGGTGATTATATAGGCGCGGATAAGAACACTTGTACAATAGCGAGAGAAAGACAGACTGCAGCACTGCTCCTCCTCCTCGTGTATCCACTGTTCACTCCTAGCGATGGCAATTTGTCCCGATCCGACCCGCCCCGCGTTGATTCTCCCCGAACCAAGGCCTGTGCGAGGGCGGGTATGCCTCCCGCCCCGCTACAGATgttcgtatatatatatatacaggaattctcctatgtggaccaaaagtgtggaccaagtttgtggaccaaaatccaatggttgtaatcaatcacaacataagtgggggccacacatttattatgggacccatcacatctatagttgaaaaacaagtccacaaacttggtccacacttttagtccatataggagaatttctgatatatatatatatatatatatatatataacaaaatatagaaaaatatttatttgtctaaacatattttaatttgatattattattaaaatcaaagtaacaccTAAATACTAAGtccctaaacataatattatcattctcttaattagattgaatAAATGTCAActtaccctaaaccctaagttaaatatgactctctagtctctattcctaagtcaattgaattgatcttgATAAAAACATAGGAGTATAGGACCCTAAACCTTAAGTTAAATAGGACTCtaactcctaaatcctaatctcaaaaaccctaaaggccctaaaccctaaaccccaaaaccttaaagaccctaaaccctaaaaccctaaaggccttaaaccctaaaccctaaaccctaaacctaagcactaaactctaaaccctaaacctaaacactAAACCAAAAATCCAtagaccctaagattttataaaataaagtataaattaaacaatttaaaactatagaagtgtataatataaattttaaaatcaatacccattaaataaaactaaaattatttaattgagttaaaaatataataggtggtatgtaaagataataatttaattagttggcaagTGTAACATAAAAGTAGCTTTGGTTTGTTGTTTAGTCCATTACTCTACCACCTAGAAGTATCAAGTTCAAAACCTAGGATGTGCAATTTAATGttgaaatttaattttacaattttcaaaAATGTTGAATATGGGCGGGGCGGGGCAGGGCAGGGCACGGGAATCCGCGAGGTGGGGACGGAGCGTAAAAGTCACCTCGCCTCGACATGAGGGGAGGGGTGGGGCAGGGCACCACCTGAAGGTGCGGGGCGACCATGATCCGCCCCCGCCCTGTTACCATCCCTAGTCACTCCCTGTCATTTCATGTAGAGGTGGCATACGGGAGCCCGCCGGTTTGTTGACCAATGTCAACAAGCCGATCTCGGCTGGCCCGGCCCGACTTTTTTGGGCCCAAGCCCGGGCTGGGCCCAGGCCCGATTTAGTTCTTCGGGGCCTCCGGCCGGGCTCGGGTCGGGCTCCCACGGCCCATCACTATTCATCATCTTtggaaattataaaattaaattgttaatCATAGGATTTCAACTTGGGACTTTTAGATAGGAGataatgaactaaccaacaagccaacactactttcatgttatacttgtcaactaattaaattactaTCTTTACATACtacctattatatttttaacacaattaaataattttagttttaccaaatgagtattgattttaaattttatattatacacatctatagttttaaatagtttaattttatacttattttataaaatcttagggtcttaagattttatcaacatttatgagtagatggtcatattatggctttagggttagtgcttaggtttagggtttatgatttaagatctttagggtttagggcatttagggtttagggttttggggtttagagtttagggcctttagggtaTTGGAAATTAAATCCGCACGGGGCGGGTCGGATCGGGGCGGGGATAAATTGTCATCCCTgtttacaattgattaatgtcataattgtactttaatttttatacaattgaacaatattttatagagtatgaaatatatacgtattatgtgtacatatatatacacatacattgcaataatatatatatatacacatatatatgtatatataatatatatgtgtgtgtatatatattacatacatatatgtatgtatatatatatatgcagacagtgcatgcactgtctgcatatgtatatatatacacaaatacaaagacagtgtgcactgtctgtgtatgtgtgtgtgtatatatatgtatgtgtgtgtatatatatatatatatatatatatgtaaatatatacatattatgtacatataaaaataaataatgtcggggttgggtcgggctcgggccgggccaaaattggcccgacaTGTCGGGCTTCGGTCCGGGCCtggcccaaaaaatggagcccaggcccgcccaaggggtcgggcctgGCTGCCCAGGCCCGGTCTACTTTCGGGCCGGGCCTAGGCCCCCGGGCCAAATGGTTAGCCCCCCAACCCATATATACCTCATTGCTTGGGTTGGGATATTCAAAGCAATCACAATCGTAAAATTTTACTTGATTAATAAAAATGTAtaagattttatgttttgttgatgtgattggtAAAATTTTACTAAttcattttgtgttttcttgatgTGGTTGTTTTGAaagatatattttattgatttaactgtattgggagacgtgttttactgatgtggctatattaagattttgtattttggtgtagttttgttggggacaacacGGAGACatagaatgttgttggcctccattgGGAAGGgataatatatatgaatttgtgttttgatgatgTGACTTTATTGGGAGATTTGTTTTGTTGATGGGGTTGTATTGAGTTACGTATTTGACTTGACCTTTTTATAATACAAGTGAAATTTTTATGGAAAACACTATTCAAACCCTCCTATTTTAAACCCCTCCTCTAagttgtcatgtcatgtctccttttttctttttctttttttttttcaattaatatatGTCATTTCCTATCtcactcacacacacatatatatatatatatatataacttttcaattatatctatctatcaattGTATATGGGTATCCATTGTATATTCTCTGTCtatattctctgtcctaatatattctctgtattgtacagagaatatattctctgtctgtacatgtgtacacatatatatctataaattgagaagagttcACAGAGTATTTTAAGAAGCTGTAAGAGATAGCAGTAGTGTGTGAGAGAAAAACGAGAGAGTCTTAAAGTAGTCtgtttttgagataaaaagagagtgaacctattgtggatatggattacttgaGTGATCCATATAc
This genomic stretch from Tripterygium wilfordii isolate XIE 37 chromosome 22, ASM1340144v1, whole genome shotgun sequence harbors:
- the LOC119990704 gene encoding protein disulfide-isomerase SCO2; the protein is MLPLNPTSIFTPSKPSPLFSLRCFAAGDVPAGPTFPRWFDSPSAVAGIATGVGGGPRISQDSGSTAGDAALVTPRRGGNGSVKANARERKWSRDRESYLTDDGDALPLPMTYPDSNPVPPDEIDRRLNCDPQVQDCKEVVYEWTGKCRSCQGSGYVSYYNKRGKEITCKCIPCLGVGYVQKITARKDIEVMEDLDNGHGRP